The sequence below is a genomic window from Macadamia integrifolia cultivar HAES 741 chromosome 1, SCU_Mint_v3, whole genome shotgun sequence.
AAAACATCAAGTTGTATTGGCAAGGTTGAAGTAGGGGTACAACAGGGCCAGGCTGGgccgggcttcttaaaaccctagtccAACCTTGAGTCCCCTTCACTGGGCCCAAATCcaccctaaccctgactcagggccacaaaacttcaactcagtcccaaccctttagggttcagcccaaccctttCCAGCCTTGATTGGCCCTGGTTTTTCAGGGTCAggccgggatgaccctgattggccctaaccctgaccctcaccctcaccctggtttgccatcaagggctagGTATACCTTGACCCTGACTttgcaaaatataaaataactaaaaattaaaaaatattcataataaagagaagagaaaaaacaaaaagtcacaaattactttttttttgctaaagatcaggaattttattaaggaaaagagaaaaaacacagctcaagaaaacaatttttagacctccaccttcggcatggccatcaacaagggagaataaattgaaaaaatatataaacatTAGATTAACCGAAACCTAGGTGTCGATTTTGATCCATGGGCAATCTCCGACCGAATGTGAGATGGGAAAGATATATTAACATCTGTATACCTTGAAAGCAAACATTCTAAAGCAAATattcaaacaatataaataactccaactattatggtaaacaaagacgagatcatcctaagaaagcaaataatctaaaaaaatttcaattatttgtcatgataaacaaagagatcatcctaataaggTAAACAatctgaagatctcaaaacctttGTCATGTTAtacaaagaggagaacatcctaagaataataaaaaatacaaagtcaacatcaggggcaaaaaccaGGGCCAGGTAGGGCCAAAACCAATGCCTAaactcagggtaaaaaaatcagggccgggttAAGGGCATGCTGGGTAGGCCAAAGGCATTAACCCTTACCCGCACTAACCCTGACTTAAGGTCAAAAATTTCAGGGTCGGATcgaccctcagggccaaaatttttgggttggtacttgttcgggatcaggTCGAGCCAATGCCAGGTTCGCgacgtcagggccaaacttgcacccctaaatTGAAGGTGAGAAACAGGGGGTATttggctaatcaaaagggggaaTACCCGATTTTCGTTCGTCTCCCTCCCCATGCTTTGGATTCAAAGGATTCGGCTTCCTCTCCCGGACTTccttttcatctctctctctcccaccccTGAATACCCACTTGATTCACAGTGGTgaatttttcatcttcttcagcTACTTTTCTCTGTGTTTTGCTATTACTGATGCTGTTAAATACTTCTAGCTACAGCGGTGGTTTGGTCATATTTTACCTCTGGCTGACCGTAAAGGTGATTTGATTCCCAACCATTAGCCTTCTTCTCCCTAGTAGCCTTATTCTCCCTAGTCGAGCTCTCTtttggttctcttcttctttcatttgatCTCCTAGTCgatctcttctttcatcttcttcattggTTCTAGTTGTCTTATCTGATTTTGTCACTGTTACAAGCTCAAAGAACATGAATTGCTTAAGTTTTTTAGCATCTCACTTCTAATCTCAAGAACCTCATTCCCACACACCTTCCAAAGCACTGCAAGGGAGACGAACGAAAATTGGTTATTTCCCCTTTTTGATTAGCCAAATACCCCCGGTTCTTACCTTCAACAGTTCAACCTTGCCAATACAACTTTGATATTCTCCTCCCttggattaaaaaataacaGGTGTCACCCATCCAGTCCAAGCCACCAGAATGGAAGCTCACCTCCGAGCTgtagaggagccaaatcccaaATTTTGTTACCGGCCACtcatttttccttcatttctaaTGAGTTAAACACTAAAGCTAACTGTATAGCTAGAAAGATATTGCTACGCCGTGGACAACAATATAGTCCCTCTCTACTCCATGGTTAGTTGAGGCTTGTACTTCATCATCCCTGTGTCCCATACGTGCAATCCATTTGATCCAATTTCCcatgaaaaaaattcattccaaAATCTTTGAGAataaatgttaaaaaaataaattttaaccaAACAACACACGTGTGAGGAGGTAAAACTTTATCCCTTTGAGGAtgtcccaaaaataaaaatggggtaaatataaaaaataaaaattacaactttgaATCTTTTATTCACTTATTAGGATGGGAAGGTTTACACGAGAAAAAAATAACTAAACTCAGATGTAataattttacccaaaaaagaaatatacGTAAGAATGATAATacagaactttttttttttgctagaaggtcagattttattaaaagaaaaataggaaaaaagaaatatgataCAAAGCTTGAAgtgagcctccaccttcggcattgccatcagcagaggcttACCACAGCAATCTCAGAAATCTAAAGCGAGTACAGCCTGCTTCGTCAAGAACTAACTCCTGTCTAATGCAAGGAGGCAAAGAGATGTTCTCGGAGGTTATCCCAAATTTTGTAGCATCCTTTGCCAAAAAATCTGCAATGGGATTGGCTTCCCTGAAGCGGTGAGATATCTTCCATTCAATATCATTTAAATAGCTAAGGGTATGATTCCACTCCTGAAGAGCAAACCAAGGAATAATCCTGCAATGAAGGAGGGATACAACTGCAGAGGAGTCAGACTCAATCCACAGCCACTGAATGCCTTTGTTACGGGCGATCTTGATCCCCTTTAAAGTACTCTAGATCTCTGCCGCGAAACTGTTTCGAATTCCAAAGAAAAACTGGAAGCCAACCAACATTTTCCCATCATGGTCCCTAAGGACTCCGCCTCCTCCAGCTCAACCCGTATTACCAAGCGCACATCTGTCTGAGTTGAGCTTCACCCAAGAGTACATCGCCTTACACCAGTGGATCTCCAAAATAGGAGGGAAAGACTAAATGGATTTTTCAAGATGTAACCTTCCGCAAGTAATGAGGTCCTTGAtcgaattttttgaaaatttcaatctGCTGCAGTAAAAGCCAATCTCCCTTTTGATTCCACTGAGAAGCATATAAGTGCTTCTCTTTTTCCCCTCAAATCTTCGTTGATTCCTTCCATTCCATATTGCCGCTAATGTGGTGAAAAGGCTTGTAATCCAAGCCTCTTTCAAATACCAACCTTTCCCCCTATCATTCCACCAGGTCGCCATCTCTGCCACAGAGCCTTTCCGGATCCAGACCACATTAAACAACTCTGTTGTTTTGCTCCATAATATAGAAGAAAATTCACATTCCAGGAATAAATGCGAAAACGCTTGAGCCACAAAAATCACACCTAGAAGGCAAATTGGATCCATCTTTTCTGGATCAGGTCATCTGTTGGGAGCTTTTCACGGAGCCAGCACCATCCCAACAAGGAAATCCTAGGAGGGAGATGTCTTCGCCAAACAACGGAAGACCAAGAAACCGTTGGAGACAAGGATCTCATACCTTCCCAAGCTGACTTCATAGAGAATAACCCCATCAGATCTAAACTCCACACGCACTTGTCCTCCAAAGGCAATGATGGAAGATTTAtctctttaattttttgaaaaatatcacGTAAGAAAGTCCACTGCACCAGGGGCAGCGCCCATCTTCCATTTTCAATGAACATTGCCACAGGATGGGAGATGTTTTTTCGCTAaagggtcatgtatattaagagatgaaaaggggaaaaaactgTACAAAGAGGATCCATCTTAAGAAGATCCAAAAAAAACCCAAACTAGCACAAATCCAAGGACCCACctccacctacggcattgccatcagcacaAGAGGGGCACTAGGcataaaaggaggaaatgaaacctaataaaatctgaagcaCGATCTACCCATCGCATCCTCAGCCAAAAACTCAAGCACTTCGGGAGGCCATGCCACAACTGATGAAGACGCTTCCTTCTTAGCTGCCGTCTGCGCCAGGAAATCTACTATAGGATTTGCCTCCGTATAGCAATGAGTGATTTCCCATCTTACACCCTTGagataagaaataagggaagaccACCTTTGCCAAACAAACCACGGGACCAAACCCCTTTGAACCATGAGCACCACAATGCCCGAATCACATTCGATCCATAGAGATGCACAATtcatctctcttgctctctcaatTCCTTTAATCAAAGCCTGAAATTCAGCTTGGAAATTGGAAGCAATTCCTAAAAAGGAGCTATAAATCGATACAATCTGGCACTTGCTGTCCCTTATAAGGCCACCTGCTCCTgcattccctggattacccaaggaCGAGCCATCACAATTTAGCTTCCACCAACCATCCATATGAGGCAGCCAGAATATTTCCTGCACccctttaattttccttcttggtACCGCAATATTCAACTTCAAGCATCTCTCAGAATCCAGGCGAGATTTAATTCTATCACGCTTACCTGGGCCACGTCTTCTAACCTCCTCCATTATTGTATGAAAGATTTGACCATAAGATCGATGAATCCCCCTAAATCTCCTTGagttcctttccatccaaataaagtatGGAACTAGAATCAAACCTGCCATCCACATTTGAGACAGTCCAATGGCGTTGGATTTTGAATCCACCATGAACATGCGCTGAAAAATATTCCCACTGCTAGGGCCAATGAAATCCAAAAGCTTCAGCAAACGCCCTCCAAATGTAGACAGCTCCATCACATTCCAAGAACAAATGATTTATAGACTCCTCAGCCTTATTGCACACCTCGCACCTGGACAGGAGCGgcacttcttttctttttaccttgtcATCACAAGGAAGCTTCCCATGCATGAGTCTCCATCCAAACACTGATTGGCAGGGGATCAAATCTTAGCCCCACACCACTTTTTCCCAGCCCACTTTAGGAGAAACCTTTCTCAATGCTTCCTAGGTCGATCTAGTAGAGAAGGATCCTAAGGAGGATCGAGACTAGCAGCATCGGTCTTTCTGACCCTGCGGCAAGGATATATTCCCTATTGAATTGAATATATCACGTAAAAAATTAGACTGAACAAGAGGAAGACACCACTTTAGGGTGGGAGATGTTTGACAACTCCTCTTCATCCAGGATTGATAGGTTCTGAATAGAAGTTGGACCTAGCCAGTTATCATTCCAGAAATCAACACTTCTGCCACTGCCAATGACCCATCTCTCATGATCAGAGATAAAATTCCACATTTTTTAAACCCCGGGCCAAATAGAAGAGCTCTTATAGGATCTCTTGAAATGACCAATGCCTGTCAAAAATCTAGCCCGAATGAGCCTGCTCAGCTGGGAATCTTCATTCTTGATCCTCCAAGTCAATTTAGCTAACAAAGCCTTGTTAATGTCGCGGAGTCTTCAAATTCCCAAGTCCCCCTCCTTTTTGGGCTTACAAATTGAGTCCCACTTCACATTGGTTTTTTTTGTGGAATCGATCTCCCCCATCCAgataaagtttctcatccattttTTGAGGCATTTGATTAATGtcgcaggccaccaataaactgaaAAGCTATGCAGAGGCATTCCGAATATAACCGACTTAATCAACTCCACTCTCCCAGCCATAGAGAGGAGTTTCCCTTTCCAGCCAGCAAGCTTGGCTTTAATTCTATCCATCACAGGGAGGAGGGGGTCCCTTTTGACATGACCTTGGAATATTTCAACTCCAAGATACTTGGTAGGAAAATTGCAACAAGGAATAGCAAGCTCTTCAGCAATCCACTGCTCCCTTACAGGGgtaatttttcccaaaaataatttacttttttccaAATTGAAAAACTGGCCTGAGCATCTCtgataaagagaaagaaaggaatttaAATTCCTAACATACCTCTTGGAGGCGTTCATAAATATGAAGACATCTTCCGCAAATAAGAGGTGGGTAGGCACTTCAGCTCCGCGAGGACTTGCTAGTGGATTGATCAAACCTTTCGTAGATAAATCTGCTATACAACGGCACAGGACTTCCTCAACAATAATAAATAGAAGAGGGGAGATGGGGTCACCCTGGCAAAGCCCTCTGCTAGTCTCAAAAAAACCCACGGGGCCACCACTGAGAAGAATAGAAATTCTAGCAGTCTTGAGAATGGTGTGGATCCTCCCAATCATTATCTCAGAAAAGCTAAATCTTCTAAGGACATGGAACAGGAAGTCCCAAGAAATAGTGTCAAAGGCTTTTTTGATATCAATCTTCAAACCAAGACCGCCTCCCCTTGAGGAGTGCCCCATTAAATTTGCCAGCTTCGACGCGAGGCCAATGTTCGTCTGAATGACTTTTCCTTTCTGAAAAGCACCTTGCTCCTGAGAAattatttttggaagaacaaCAAAGAGGCGAGAAGCCATaatttttgaaagaattttacaaaaaaaactTCCTATGCATAATGGACGGAATTTTTCCAAAGATCAAGCCCCATCCACCTTAGGAATTAATaacaagaaattattatttaatcCAGTAGGGAGAATACCTGAGGAGAAGAAGCCCTTAACCACCCTGTAGACGTCATTGTTGATAATAAGCCAACATTTTCTGAAGAAAGATCTCGTGTATCCGTCAGGGCCAGGAGAGCTGTCCGGATTAAGATCCCAAACAGCTTACTTGATCTTAGCATCTGAGGGAGAAGCGTCAAGCATGAGGCGATCCAAATCCAGAAGGATGTTAGGAATGCAGTTGAAGGTCTGAGGATGATTTTCAAGCTTTAGGCTTTTGTGAAAATTCTTGTAGAAGTTTTCCAAATAAGACCCCAGTTGATCCAAATCGCTGATTTCATCTTCGTTATCTATGACAATACTTCTTATAGAGTTTCTAGCCCGCTCGACACGAGTCATAACATGAAAGAACCTAGAGCATCTATCTCCCTCCTTTAGCCATCTGATTTTGGACTTTTGAGACCACAGTTTCTCATGGTTTTCAATTGCTTTCCAGGATCTGGTTTTGGCATCAGCTTTTAGGTCAAAAAGGTGGTCAGAACACGCCTCTACCTCAATCCGACTCTGAATGGCATCCAATTCAGATTTGGAAGTAACCACCTCCTGGTCCAGGTTAGGGAAAGCACCGTGGGACCAAGGTTTAATTATTGGCTTAAGGCCTTTTAGCTTCTGAGCCAA
It includes:
- the LOC122062993 gene encoding uncharacterized protein LOC122062993; translated protein: MSSSREKILVGRVGCGHLTLSKNDYRTTLYDHERRGLGRFCSGDASEFSAMVDASAMIQIPSSGRKFTWSNNQRRGHVTAVLDRTFVNEDWLKTDDCIQKVLPCIASDHAPLMKLKGLKPIIKPWSHGAFPNLDQEVVTSKSELDAIQSRIEVEACSDHLFDLKADAKTRSWKAIENHEKLWSQKSKIRWLKEGDRCSRFFHVMTRVERARNSIRSIVIDNEDEISDLDQLGSYLENFYKNFHKSLKLENHPQTFNCIPNILLDLDRLMLDASPSDAKIK